One segment of Clostridium botulinum DNA contains the following:
- a CDS encoding potassium/proton antiporter, translating to MVVPLILASLVLIICVFSSKILYKFGVPSLLIFLILGMIFGSEGIVGIQFDNYKIAEQVGSFGLVFIMFYGGFCTNWKLAKPVVTKATLMSTLGVLITAGLTGVFSTWVLKCSLLEGLLIGAVVASTDAASVFSILRSQNLNLKGGLASLLEIESGSNDPMAYMLTVIILSFMAGAQQSITKLLFFQILFGIIVGVILAKLSTFILKNIIFEIEGLYPVFVMAIAILAYSLSIWIGGNGYLSVYIAGIIMGNSKIQNKRSLVKFFDGISWLMQIMLFFILGLLSFPSQIHSAFIPGLLISLFLIFIARPISTFGILSWFKVPIKQQIFVSWVGLRGAASIVFAILAVTNDAFINFDIFHIVFFIALFSVSLQGTLISPIAKKLDLVDNEAVVLKTFNDYQEEMNTKLVEFEIKPESKLANKSIIDANIPEDILVVMIKRNGKILHPKGKTVIYCGDTLVLTGENFDDIEL from the coding sequence ATGGTAGTGCCATTAATTTTAGCATCTTTAGTATTAATAATTTGTGTGTTTTCAAGTAAAATATTATATAAGTTTGGAGTTCCATCACTATTAATATTTCTAATCTTAGGAATGATATTTGGAAGTGAGGGAATAGTTGGAATTCAATTTGATAATTATAAAATAGCAGAGCAAGTTGGATCATTTGGATTAGTCTTTATAATGTTTTATGGAGGATTCTGTACTAATTGGAAGCTAGCAAAACCAGTTGTAACAAAAGCAACATTAATGTCTACACTAGGAGTTCTTATAACAGCGGGCCTTACTGGAGTATTTTCTACTTGGGTTCTTAAATGTTCTTTATTGGAAGGTCTTCTAATTGGTGCGGTAGTAGCATCTACAGATGCAGCATCAGTATTCTCAATATTGAGGTCTCAAAATTTAAACTTAAAGGGTGGATTAGCATCTTTACTTGAAATTGAAAGCGGTAGTAATGATCCAATGGCATATATGCTTACTGTAATAATATTAAGCTTTATGGCTGGAGCACAACAATCAATAACTAAACTTTTATTTTTTCAAATATTATTTGGAATTATAGTTGGAGTTATTTTAGCTAAATTAAGCACTTTTATTCTAAAAAATATTATATTTGAAATAGAGGGACTTTATCCTGTTTTTGTAATGGCAATTGCTATTTTAGCATATTCATTAAGTATATGGATTGGCGGAAATGGTTATTTAAGTGTTTATATTGCAGGTATAATAATGGGAAATAGTAAGATACAAAATAAAAGAAGTCTGGTTAAATTCTTTGATGGAATATCTTGGCTAATGCAAATAATGTTATTTTTCATATTAGGGTTGTTATCATTTCCATCGCAAATACATTCAGCATTTATACCAGGGCTTTTAATTTCTTTATTTTTAATTTTTATAGCAAGACCAATATCAACTTTTGGAATCTTAAGTTGGTTTAAAGTGCCTATAAAGCAACAAATTTTTGTTTCGTGGGTAGGTCTTAGAGGTGCAGCTTCAATAGTTTTTGCTATATTAGCAGTTACAAATGATGCATTTATAAATTTTGATATATTTCATATTGTATTTTTTATAGCGTTATTTTCAGTATCATTACAAGGAACATTGATATCTCCTATAGCGAAAAAATTAGATCTTGTTGACAATGAAGCTGTAGTATTAAAAACTTTTAATGATTATCAGGAAGAAATGAATACTAAATTAGTAGAATTTGAAATAAAGCCAGAAAGTAAGTTGGCTAATAAGAGTATTATTGATGCGAATATACCAGAAGATATATTGGTTGTTATGATAAAACGTAATGGAAAGATACTACATCCAAAAGGAAAAACTGTTATTTATTGTGGTGACACTTTAGTTTTGACAGGAGAAAATTTTGATGATATAGAATTGTAA
- a CDS encoding formate/nitrite transporter family protein — protein sequence MYISDVEIISKSARNKYELSKNSPRKYTTRAIVAGFYLVVAIILSYTIGAILNPNYPEIARIMVAATFSIALALIVFLGGELFTGNNMVMAVGVYTKTCNLKMALKVWCLSYLGNLLGAIIISFLFVKSGASLPLIQEYISGILAAKLNLSAFELFIRGILCNFIVCLGVLSTIRLKSESGKSIMMFWCVFAFVIAGFEHSIANMGIFSVGYFALGGLSMTLIIKNLFWVTLGNIIGGGVLLALPLTYMSIEE from the coding sequence ATGTATATTAGTGATGTTGAAATTATCTCAAAATCGGCAAGAAATAAATATGAACTATCTAAAAATTCACCGAGGAAATATACAACCAGAGCGATTGTAGCGGGATTCTATCTAGTAGTAGCAATAATTTTATCATATACAATAGGTGCTATTTTGAATCCTAATTATCCAGAAATAGCTAGGATAATGGTAGCAGCTACATTTTCAATAGCATTAGCACTTATTGTTTTTTTAGGTGGTGAATTATTTACAGGTAACAATATGGTTATGGCAGTAGGTGTTTATACTAAAACATGTAATTTAAAGATGGCATTAAAAGTATGGTGTTTAAGTTATTTAGGAAATCTTTTAGGAGCAATAATTATATCATTTTTATTTGTTAAAAGTGGTGCATCACTTCCTTTAATACAAGAGTATATATCTGGAATATTGGCTGCTAAACTTAACCTTTCAGCATTTGAATTATTCATAAGAGGAATTTTATGCAATTTTATTGTGTGTTTGGGTGTATTATCTACTATTAGATTAAAATCTGAAAGTGGTAAATCTATAATGATGTTTTGGTGTGTATTTGCTTTTGTTATTGCTGGATTTGAGCATAGCATAGCTAATATGGGTATTTTTTCTGTAGGATATTTTGCATTAGGAGGTTTATCAATGACTTTAATAATAAAAAATCTATTTTGGGTAACATTAGGTAATATAATAGGGGGTGGAGTATTACTAGCATTGCCATTAACATATATGAGTATTGAAGAATAA
- a CDS encoding beta-class carbonic anhydrase, whose translation MNKLEEILKFNTLFVENKKFEEFITTKTPKKKMVILSCMDTRLTELLPKAMNIKNGDAKIIKDAGATVIHPFGSVMRSILVSIYEFGAEDVFVVGHHGCGMCNLDSKNIITKMIDRGIDDETISILNNSGINIESWLHGFESIENSIEKSVAMIKNHPLLPKNIRVHGLIISPDTGKIDVIINGEK comes from the coding sequence ATGAATAAATTAGAGGAAATATTAAAATTTAATACACTATTCGTAGAAAATAAAAAGTTTGAAGAATTCATTACAACAAAAACTCCAAAAAAGAAAATGGTTATATTATCATGTATGGATACTAGATTAACAGAATTATTACCTAAAGCTATGAATATAAAAAATGGAGATGCAAAAATAATCAAAGATGCTGGTGCAACAGTGATTCATCCATTTGGTAGTGTAATGAGAAGTATATTGGTTTCAATATACGAATTTGGAGCTGAAGATGTTTTTGTAGTAGGACATCATGGTTGTGGCATGTGTAATTTAGATTCTAAAAACATTATAACTAAAATGATTGATAGAGGTATAGATGATGAAACTATATCTATTTTAAATAATTCTGGAATAAATATTGAATCATGGCTTCATGGATTTGAATCTATAGAAAATTCAATAGAAAAAAGCGTGGCAATGATAAAAAATCACCCTTTACTTCCTAAGAATATAAGAGTACATGGATTAATAATTAGTCCAGATACAGGAAAAATAGATGTAATCATAAATGGTGAAAAATAA